One Fibrobacter sp. genomic window carries:
- a CDS encoding glutamate-cysteine ligase family protein, with translation MTTYKLWQRYGIEMEYMIVDRDSLNVLPRADIPLGKDEKGEQLSDVEHGPIGLSNELVSHVLEFKCAEPVESLHHLGKTFHKEILKANESLKSINAMLLPTAAHPFMDPAEMKLWPYDCLDIYETYDRIFNCKGHGWANLQSTHINLSFHGDEEFGKLHGAIRALLPLIPAVAASSPFLDGKYCGYLDGRIETYRHNQEKIPSITGKVIPEAVFTYKDYEEQIFNKVKADIAPYDPEHLLNHFFLNSRGAIARFDRGAVEIRLVDIQECPDADIAIAEWEVAVLKGLVEGQFANESQIHSLDTDALAKILLAATHSAEKTVISDRDYLNIWKIDASEITAGELVQKITEKVKNKISSHSQELLASMFKRGTLASSLVKNVGADPDRDDFVYEYGKLAKCLAENKLYGI, from the coding sequence ATGACTACTTATAAACTTTGGCAGCGTTACGGCATCGAGATGGAGTACATGATCGTAGATCGTGACTCCCTGAACGTTCTCCCCCGCGCCGACATCCCTCTCGGAAAAGACGAGAAGGGCGAGCAGCTTTCTGACGTAGAACACGGCCCCATCGGGCTTTCGAATGAACTCGTGAGCCATGTGCTGGAATTCAAGTGCGCCGAACCCGTCGAAAGCCTCCATCACTTGGGAAAGACTTTCCACAAGGAAATCCTGAAGGCGAACGAATCGCTCAAGAGCATAAACGCGATGCTCTTGCCCACGGCAGCGCACCCCTTCATGGACCCCGCCGAAATGAAGCTCTGGCCCTACGATTGCCTCGACATCTACGAGACATATGACCGCATTTTCAACTGCAAGGGTCACGGCTGGGCGAACCTGCAATCCACCCACATCAACCTTTCGTTCCACGGCGACGAGGAATTTGGAAAATTGCACGGGGCGATACGCGCGCTGTTGCCATTGATTCCCGCCGTTGCGGCATCGAGCCCCTTCCTGGACGGCAAATACTGCGGTTACCTGGACGGACGCATCGAAACCTACCGCCACAACCAGGAGAAGATTCCGAGCATCACCGGGAAGGTCATTCCCGAAGCGGTATTCACGTACAAGGATTACGAAGAGCAGATTTTCAACAAGGTGAAGGCGGATATCGCGCCGTACGATCCCGAGCACCTGCTCAACCACTTCTTCTTGAACAGCCGCGGTGCAATCGCCCGCTTCGACCGAGGAGCCGTGGAAATACGCCTGGTCGACATTCAGGAATGCCCCGATGCCGACATTGCGATTGCCGAATGGGAAGTCGCCGTCTTGAAGGGTCTTGTCGAGGGACAATTTGCGAATGAGTCGCAAATTCATTCACTTGATACCGACGCCCTCGCAAAAATCCTCCTCGCCGCCACACATTCCGCCGAAAAGACGGTCATCAGCGACCGAGACTACCTGAATATCTGGAAAATTGACGCCAGCGAAATCACCGCCGGCGAACTTGTCCAAAAAATAACGGAAAAAGTCAAAAACAAGATTTCCTCGCACTCCCAGGAACTGCTCGCCAGCATGTTCAAGCGCGGCACGCTCGCAAGTTCCCTCGTCAAGAACGTCGGCGCAGACCCCGACCGCGACGATTTCGTGTACGAATACGGGAAATTGGCGAAATGTCTGGCAGAAAATAAACTATACGGAATATAA
- the polA gene encoding DNA polymerase I, with translation MPEKTLLLLDSYALAFRMFYAYSQNPLKNSQGEDVSMMHGYWGAVLRILAKHNPTHFAIARDVAHTKTFRHELYPDYKANRGPMPEEMAAQMPLLGESLEASGIPLLSEPGYEADDVMASTATAAVEAGFDHVVILSKDKDMSQIVSDKIHLFHLTKGADGIDFGPEQVLEKYGLPPEKIRDYLALMGDASDNVPGVPKVGPKTAIQLLNDYGDMDNLYANLDKITKKGLHDNLENNREKAFLSRELVTLQTKRAFSGNLDALEYNGLHVDTLAQMFKDHEINSLLRLLEKVPSKTGFVRESDADNAGAEGANSANGDAAIQAASFPVDVPPPYICVDTEEVFEQMKAEFSASSLIGVDTETDGLDPMQCNLVGICLASADDDGKVTKGYYIPIAHTDEIGFPLPASKGGNFDFNKAKDWFYAFFADAVPAAGADTPRAFVFHNAKFDLHVLARAFKIPQAVIDKAKIIDTLIAAWMLSPGQSGLGLDNQVMQRLQHEMIPIENLIGRGKNQITFNRVAVKDATEYGAEDAVYTLRLWEPLRRELEKFDYVKYFFEQEMPLLKVLYQMESVGVAIDVPALKALEQELAHRIENLEKEICDMAGVEFNIGSPKQLGDVLFDTLGLPEIKKRSTDAVVLEELSYKAPHPIVFSVIEYRELKKMQSTYISVLPTLLNPNTRRIHTSFIQWGTATGRLSSRDPNLQNIPVRSDLGKKIRAAFIPQSKDNVILAVDYSQIELRMLAHLSGDRALIESYKEGIDIHARTAAAIYGVDISEVNSDMRRDAKVVNFGVLYGMTAFRLSRDLKIPMSQAKDFITGYFDMYQGVQQYIEDTKAAAHRDGYVETLSGRRRYIAGIDSSDRMESQMAERMAVNTPVQGSAADLIKIAMIRIQKRINEENLPLKMMLQVHDELVFECPRDQVEAMSQMVKAEMEGAMQLKVPLVASVGFGENWLVAH, from the coding sequence ATGCCTGAAAAGACCTTATTATTGCTCGATTCCTACGCGCTTGCGTTCCGCATGTTCTACGCGTATTCGCAGAACCCGCTCAAGAACAGCCAGGGTGAAGACGTCTCGATGATGCACGGTTATTGGGGTGCAGTGCTCCGCATATTAGCAAAGCACAACCCGACGCACTTCGCGATTGCACGCGACGTGGCGCACACGAAGACTTTCAGGCACGAACTTTACCCTGACTACAAGGCGAATCGCGGGCCCATGCCCGAAGAGATGGCGGCGCAGATGCCGCTGCTGGGTGAAAGCCTCGAAGCGAGCGGAATCCCGCTGCTCTCGGAACCGGGTTACGAAGCGGACGACGTGATGGCGAGTACCGCGACGGCGGCCGTCGAGGCGGGTTTCGACCACGTGGTGATTTTGAGCAAAGACAAGGACATGTCGCAAATCGTGAGCGACAAGATTCACCTTTTCCACTTGACCAAGGGCGCCGACGGCATCGACTTCGGCCCCGAACAGGTACTGGAAAAATACGGGCTCCCGCCGGAAAAAATCCGCGACTACCTCGCGCTCATGGGAGACGCGAGCGACAACGTGCCGGGCGTGCCCAAGGTGGGCCCGAAGACCGCCATCCAGTTGCTGAACGACTACGGCGACATGGATAACCTGTACGCGAACCTCGACAAGATTACCAAGAAGGGATTGCACGACAATCTGGAAAACAACCGCGAGAAGGCTTTCTTGAGCCGCGAACTCGTGACACTCCAGACCAAGCGGGCGTTCAGCGGGAACTTGGACGCCCTCGAGTACAACGGCCTGCACGTGGATACCCTCGCGCAGATGTTCAAGGACCACGAAATCAACAGCCTGTTGCGCCTGCTGGAAAAGGTCCCGAGCAAGACGGGATTCGTACGCGAAAGTGACGCGGACAATGCGGGCGCGGAAGGCGCGAACTCCGCCAACGGGGATGCCGCGATTCAGGCAGCAAGTTTCCCGGTCGATGTTCCTCCCCCGTACATCTGCGTAGATACCGAAGAAGTTTTCGAGCAGATGAAAGCGGAATTTTCCGCATCATCCTTGATTGGCGTAGACACCGAAACTGACGGGCTCGACCCGATGCAATGCAACCTGGTGGGAATATGCCTCGCCTCTGCCGACGACGACGGCAAGGTCACGAAGGGCTACTACATTCCCATCGCGCATACGGATGAAATCGGATTCCCGTTGCCCGCAAGCAAGGGCGGCAATTTCGATTTCAACAAGGCGAAGGATTGGTTCTACGCGTTTTTTGCCGACGCCGTTCCAGCCGCGGGTGCCGATACTCCGCGCGCCTTCGTGTTCCACAACGCGAAATTCGACCTGCACGTTCTCGCCCGCGCTTTCAAGATTCCGCAGGCAGTAATCGACAAGGCGAAAATCATTGACACGCTTATCGCCGCATGGATGCTCTCGCCGGGGCAATCGGGCCTCGGGCTCGACAACCAGGTAATGCAGCGCCTGCAGCACGAGATGATCCCGATAGAAAACCTCATCGGGCGCGGCAAGAACCAGATAACATTCAATCGCGTCGCTGTCAAGGACGCCACCGAATACGGCGCCGAAGATGCCGTCTATACCTTACGCCTGTGGGAACCTCTTCGCCGCGAACTTGAAAAGTTCGATTACGTGAAGTATTTCTTCGAGCAGGAAATGCCGCTGTTGAAGGTGCTTTACCAGATGGAATCCGTGGGCGTCGCGATTGACGTTCCGGCCCTCAAGGCGCTCGAACAGGAACTTGCGCACCGCATCGAAAATCTCGAAAAAGAAATATGCGACATGGCGGGAGTCGAATTCAACATCGGTTCTCCCAAGCAACTCGGCGACGTTCTCTTCGACACGCTCGGGCTACCCGAAATCAAGAAACGCAGCACCGACGCGGTCGTGCTCGAAGAACTCAGCTACAAGGCGCCACACCCGATCGTCTTTTCCGTCATCGAGTACCGCGAACTCAAGAAAATGCAGAGCACCTACATCTCGGTGCTCCCCACGCTATTGAACCCGAACACGCGCCGCATCCACACGAGCTTTATCCAGTGGGGCACCGCCACAGGGCGCCTCTCGAGCCGCGATCCGAACCTGCAGAACATTCCCGTGCGCAGCGATCTGGGCAAGAAGATTCGCGCAGCGTTTATCCCGCAGAGCAAGGACAACGTGATTCTTGCGGTGGACTACTCGCAGATCGAGCTCCGCATGCTTGCGCACCTGAGCGGCGACAGAGCCCTCATCGAAAGCTACAAGGAAGGCATCGACATTCACGCACGCACCGCCGCCGCCATTTATGGCGTAGACATCAGCGAAGTGAACAGCGACATGCGACGTGACGCGAAGGTGGTGAATTTCGGCGTGCTGTACGGCATGACGGCTTTCCGCCTCTCGCGCGACCTGAAAATCCCGATGTCGCAGGCCAAGGACTTTATCACCGGGTACTTCGACATGTACCAGGGCGTGCAGCAGTATATCGAAGATACCAAGGCGGCCGCCCACCGCGATGGCTACGTGGAAACCCTGTCGGGCCGCCGCCGCTACATTGCGGGCATCGACTCTAGCGACCGCATGGAATCGCAGATGGCAGAACGCATGGCGGTAAACACGCCGGTGCAGGGCTCCGCCGCCGACCTCATCAAGATTGCGATGATACGCATCCAGAAGCGAATCAACGAAGAAAACCTGCCGCTCAAGATGATGTTGCAGGTCCACGACGAACTCGTGTTCGAATGCCCGCGCGATCAGGTGGAAGCCATGTCGCAGATGGTCAAGGCAGAGATGGAAGGCGCCATGCAGTTGAAGGTGCCGCTCGTGGCGAGTGTGGGCTTCGGCGAGAATTGGTTAGTAGCGCATTAA
- a CDS encoding RimK family protein, whose amino-acid sequence MKKLIVVNNPKNWKLHVPGIEITSAQDYLISSKYTNERNLRVFNLCRDYSYQSKGYYVSLLAEARGHKVIPGVKNMRDFKAPAVIKHISDEIDNLIQKSLHKLTGTEFVLSIYFGQNVSPQYLELSQELYRLFQAPLLRAKFVFKQKWFIQSIRPICVDEIPESHMEFVDKFAQEYFEKTRYASSKEEDYLYDLAILTNPDEVEPPSNAEAIQHFVKAAEDTGFRVEMITRKDYPRVGEFDALFIRETTNVNHYTYSFARRAQSLGIAVIDDPDSILRCSNKVYLQELMQAAKIHSPKTIIAHAENRHTLAKEIGFPMVIKSPDSSFSMGVKKATNKEELEQILDEMFEHSDLLIAQEFTPTEFDWRVGVLDGKPLYACKYHMAKGHWQIYNWESDDKKSEAFSGKCESVPIEMVPHGIVKTALRICSLIGNGLYGVDLKEWHGHPIVIEVNDNPSIDAGIEDGIGKSKVYLAVMRSLRHRIEERMNAAQHKLQQHEREWF is encoded by the coding sequence ATGAAAAAACTAATCGTTGTAAACAACCCGAAGAATTGGAAGCTCCACGTTCCGGGAATCGAAATCACGTCGGCACAAGACTACCTGATTTCCAGCAAGTACACGAACGAACGCAACTTGCGCGTATTCAACCTCTGCCGCGATTACAGCTACCAGAGCAAGGGCTACTACGTGTCGCTTTTGGCGGAAGCCCGCGGGCACAAGGTGATTCCCGGCGTCAAGAACATGCGCGACTTCAAGGCCCCCGCGGTCATCAAGCACATTTCCGACGAAATCGACAACCTGATTCAGAAAAGCCTGCACAAATTGACGGGCACGGAATTCGTGCTCTCGATTTACTTCGGGCAGAACGTGAGCCCGCAATACCTGGAACTTTCGCAGGAACTCTACAGGCTTTTCCAGGCCCCGCTGCTGCGCGCGAAATTCGTGTTCAAGCAGAAATGGTTCATCCAGAGCATCCGCCCGATTTGCGTGGACGAAATTCCCGAATCGCACATGGAGTTCGTCGACAAGTTCGCGCAGGAATACTTCGAGAAGACCCGCTATGCCTCCAGCAAGGAAGAGGATTACCTGTACGACCTCGCCATCCTCACGAACCCCGACGAGGTGGAGCCGCCAAGCAACGCCGAAGCCATACAGCACTTTGTGAAGGCGGCAGAAGATACGGGATTCCGCGTGGAGATGATCACCCGCAAGGACTACCCGCGCGTAGGTGAATTCGACGCGCTGTTTATCCGCGAGACGACGAACGTGAACCATTACACGTACAGTTTTGCACGCCGCGCGCAGTCGCTCGGGATTGCGGTCATCGACGACCCGGACAGCATTCTGCGCTGCTCCAACAAGGTGTACCTGCAGGAACTCATGCAGGCGGCAAAAATCCATTCGCCTAAAACGATTATCGCGCATGCCGAAAACCGCCACACGCTCGCAAAAGAAATCGGGTTCCCGATGGTCATCAAGTCGCCCGATTCGAGCTTTTCGATGGGCGTGAAGAAGGCGACCAACAAGGAAGAACTCGAACAGATTCTCGACGAGATGTTCGAACACAGCGACCTGCTTATCGCACAGGAATTCACACCGACGGAATTCGACTGGCGCGTGGGCGTGCTCGACGGCAAGCCGCTTTACGCCTGCAAGTACCACATGGCGAAAGGCCACTGGCAAATCTACAACTGGGAAAGCGACGACAAGAAAAGCGAAGCCTTCTCGGGCAAGTGCGAGAGCGTGCCCATAGAGATGGTGCCGCACGGAATCGTGAAGACGGCGCTCCGCATCTGCAGCCTTATCGGCAACGGTCTCTACGGCGTTGATTTGAAGGAATGGCACGGGCACCCGATCGTTATCGAAGTGAACGACAACCCGAGTATAGACGCGGGCATCGAAGACGGCATAGGCAAAAGCAAGGTGTATCTCGCCGTCATGAGGTCGCTGCGCCACCGCATCGAAGAACGCATGAACGCCGCCCAGCACAAACTGCAACAACACGAGCGGGAATGGTTTTAA
- a CDS encoding N-formylglutamate amidohydrolase, whose amino-acid sequence MKLMLTCEHASNRLPAAFKKFVPADVQQTHRAYDIGALMLFRKLVKFAKPEFYSEGKFSRLFVDLNRTITNKSVFSEYYGALEDRDKTAKSSVNTAAKMKAQATAYWKEYRENVEKFVASSLSSPKRTATKQKHAAGKKGAEEADIVHLGIHSFTPVLNGNVRNTDIGILYDPSRPLERTYANVIKDEIKRLYPHMKVRFNYPYKGSSDGLTTALRKKFGPRYVGIEIEINQKFFI is encoded by the coding sequence ATGAAACTGATGCTCACCTGCGAGCATGCGAGCAACCGCCTGCCAGCAGCATTCAAAAAGTTCGTGCCGGCGGATGTGCAACAAACGCACCGCGCGTACGACATCGGCGCTTTGATGCTTTTCCGCAAGTTGGTGAAATTCGCGAAACCGGAGTTCTATAGCGAAGGAAAGTTCTCGCGCCTGTTCGTGGACCTGAACCGCACCATTACGAACAAAAGCGTTTTCAGCGAATATTACGGAGCACTTGAAGACCGCGACAAGACTGCCAAAAGTTCAGTCAACACCGCCGCAAAAATGAAGGCGCAGGCAACCGCTTATTGGAAGGAATACCGCGAGAACGTAGAGAAGTTCGTCGCAAGTTCGCTGAGCTCACCGAAGCGAACCGCAACCAAACAGAAACACGCCGCGGGCAAGAAAGGCGCGGAAGAAGCGGACATCGTGCACCTGGGCATACACAGCTTTACGCCTGTACTCAACGGCAATGTACGCAATACGGACATCGGCATTCTCTACGACCCATCGCGCCCGCTAGAGCGCACCTACGCGAACGTAATCAAGGACGAAATCAAACGCCTGTACCCGCACATGAAGGTTCGCTTCAACTACCCGTACAAGGGCTCGTCCGATGGGCTCACCACCGCGTTGCGCAAAAAATTCGGCCCGCGCTACGTGGGAATTGAAATCGAGATAAACCAGAAATTCTTCATCTAG
- a CDS encoding tyrosine-protein phosphatase, producing MTKKRSILAELLFCVLVFLACNDTDSIPVVIGGSEPETSPEETAATDSAATDSVTTDSTAGDSSRLHFVLGENEITSSNLYLSYPADSFLTKFEIGDIITVTIVGYDTLDIPVVESSNDAPIAGISLKAVSGSKELALTIHNGRLAEILGITVEKAPIDVYISMKEKGGFLFGLEMRYFQYMDYYTVNYPDLSIEEFANFREVRTTGMGKNKLYRSSSPVDLCLGRNFYADSLAKEAGVATFINLADTEDNARTFKSFDSSYYSTQDVIFLALPVEFFSKPFKEGLAKGFRFMIEHDAPYLVHCTYGMDRTGFTIAVLEALMGATSDDIKKDYAKTFTNYFNVVDGRQVALNEEQAGFFEAVVLKNLKAVYHAEGIEIPDASNADWAPATEKYLEKLGMTPKEISDLKDKLK from the coding sequence ATGACAAAGAAGCGGTCGATTCTCGCGGAACTCCTTTTCTGCGTACTGGTCTTTCTCGCCTGTAACGATACCGATTCAATCCCTGTCGTAATAGGGGGTTCTGAACCAGAGACTTCCCCGGAAGAAACGGCTGCAACCGATTCAGCAGCGACCGATTCGGTAACAACCGATTCCACCGCCGGAGACAGTTCCCGCCTCCACTTTGTCCTTGGTGAAAACGAGATAACATCCAGCAATCTGTACCTCTCCTACCCGGCAGATTCGTTCTTGACCAAATTCGAGATTGGCGATATCATAACCGTAACGATAGTCGGCTACGACACGCTCGACATACCGGTAGTCGAGTCCTCCAACGACGCGCCCATTGCGGGAATCTCGCTCAAGGCAGTAAGCGGCTCCAAAGAACTAGCCTTGACAATCCATAACGGACGGCTGGCGGAAATCCTTGGAATAACCGTAGAAAAGGCGCCCATAGACGTCTACATATCCATGAAGGAAAAGGGCGGATTCCTGTTCGGCCTCGAAATGCGGTACTTCCAGTACATGGATTACTACACGGTAAATTATCCGGACCTTTCAATCGAGGAATTCGCGAACTTCAGGGAAGTCCGCACCACGGGCATGGGGAAAAACAAACTGTACCGTTCTTCCAGCCCCGTCGACCTTTGCCTCGGCCGCAACTTCTATGCCGACTCGCTCGCAAAAGAAGCGGGGGTCGCCACGTTCATCAACCTGGCCGACACAGAAGACAACGCCAGGACTTTCAAGAGTTTCGACAGTTCCTATTACTCAACACAAGACGTCATCTTCTTGGCATTGCCCGTTGAATTCTTTTCAAAGCCTTTCAAGGAGGGCCTCGCAAAAGGATTCCGCTTCATGATAGAGCACGACGCACCATATCTGGTGCACTGCACCTACGGCATGGACCGCACCGGCTTTACGATCGCGGTTCTGGAAGCGCTGATGGGAGCGACCTCCGATGACATCAAGAAAGATTACGCGAAGACCTTCACCAACTATTTCAATGTCGTAGACGGAAGGCAAGTTGCCCTGAATGAAGAACAGGCGGGATTTTTCGAGGCCGTAGTCCTGAAGAACCTGAAAGCGGTCTACCATGCCGAAGGAATAGAAATTCCCGACGCCAGCAATGCCGACTGGGCCCCGGCTACAGAAAAATACCTAGAAAAACTCGGGATGACCCCAAAAGAAATTTCCGATTTGAAGGACAAGTTGAAATAA
- a CDS encoding peptidase-C39 like family protein — protein MDIKILQQPDDVTCGPTSLQAVYNHLGYKIPLKQLISEIEFLEEGGTLGVFLGIDALKRGFKVTLHSYNLTLLDPTWSELSMPELKAKLELLHKAKHAPKLRKAIEAYIRFIDLGGTVAFSDLRAAMFEKYFKKGVPVLCGLSATYLYRSMREFTDKDDHSVFDDIHGEPMGHFVVVYGIDDKKQFMVADPDGSNPLHKAPYYKVDKFRLIHSILLGVMTYDGNVLVIENKK, from the coding sequence ATGGACATAAAGATTCTTCAGCAGCCCGATGACGTAACATGCGGGCCGACGAGTCTACAGGCGGTCTACAACCACCTCGGCTACAAAATTCCCTTAAAGCAGCTTATTTCTGAAATCGAGTTCCTCGAAGAAGGGGGCACGTTGGGCGTATTCCTCGGTATCGATGCACTCAAGCGCGGTTTCAAAGTCACCCTGCATTCGTACAACCTGACGCTCCTCGACCCCACCTGGAGCGAACTTTCCATGCCCGAACTGAAGGCTAAACTGGAACTTTTGCACAAGGCCAAGCACGCTCCCAAACTCCGCAAGGCCATCGAGGCGTACATACGCTTTATCGATCTGGGCGGCACCGTGGCGTTCTCCGACTTGCGTGCGGCCATGTTCGAAAAGTACTTCAAGAAGGGCGTCCCCGTGCTCTGCGGGCTTTCGGCCACATACCTCTACCGCAGCATGCGCGAGTTCACCGACAAGGATGACCACTCCGTATTCGACGACATCCACGGCGAGCCCATGGGGCACTTCGTGGTGGTGTACGGCATCGACGACAAAAAACAGTTCATGGTCGCTGACCCCGACGGATCCAACCCGCTCCACAAGGCGCCCTACTACAAGGTCGACAAGTTCAGGCTTATCCACAGCATATTGCTCGGCGTGATGACCTACGACGGGAACGTGCTGGTGATTGAGAATAAAAAATAA